Below is a genomic region from Paenibacillus rhizovicinus.
CGCTGGACAATGTGTTCATGGAAGCAGGAGTAAACGCGACGGGGGGCTTGGTGACGGGACCCGGCGATCTGTATTACTATGCCGGCAGCACGAGTTTTAAAGGCGTGGCCATTGATGTAAACGCTAACAAATGGTCGCTGAATTTCACGGCCTCCGACGAATTGAAAGTGTTCGAGGCTACGTACGACAGCGGCACCGGGACGTTTACGGACGGCAACGAAGTAACGATGGTGCGGAAGCTGAAACCGGATCTGGTGACTTCCCACGAACAATTATTAGCTTCGTACGTCTCCGGGAAGATGACGGCGGGAACCAAGTATCTACATATCCGTTTACCGTTGGCCAGCCATTTTATCGATTCGGGCAGCTATGCCAATTTCGCTTTGGATAACGTGACGCTGACGAGCACGGCGTCGTCTTCGGCGGCGAACGATTACATCTCGGACAGGCTGGGGGATCTCAGCAAGCTTGCTCCCGGCGCGGATACGAGCAATTTGAGCGTCGTCAGCTTCGCCAGCTCGATCTGGGACGCGCGAACATTCAGCAATCTGGCGATCGTCGAACGCGCTGACGCGACGAAGGCCGATCAAGGGCTGACGTACGAGGTTCCGGAAGGCAAAGAGGTCAAGAGCGTGTACGCGGAAGGTTACTTCAACTTCGTGCCGTCGAAATATTTTGAGGTTTGGACCTCGCCGGACGGCGCGACGTACACGAACGCGACGCAAAGCAGCTCCTATCATAAACCGATTACAGCCTATAACTCTGATTGGCTGCCGACAACGATCGATATCGGCAGCTTGCCTGCGGGCACGCGCTTCGTGCAGGTCCGCATGCCTGCCTTTACGTCGGGCGAGCTGTACGGCATCAAGCATCCTCGGATGACACGCGTGGCCATCGGCTACGGCGATCCGTCGGGCGACAGCACGCCGGTTGAGACGCCGGGACAGACGACGATCAAGCAGGGAACCGGACCGATCTCGATTAACGGTTCCATCGACCTGGACGACGAAGGACGCCCGACGGGCGAATGGCAGGGCGCGAACGCCATTACGCTGACGGGCATTACGGATACGAACGGCAATTATCATGGCGCCAAAGTGTATTTCAAATACGATGCCGACAATCTGTATGTCGGTGCGGTCATTCAAGATCCGACGCCGATGATCAATGAAAGCACCGGCAACGGCATCTGGGCCGGGGATAATCTCGAGCTGTTCTTCGGCACGGAGGATCTGGACTACAGCCAGCATCCGGACAAGAAGAACACGATGCTCGAGAGCGACGTGCAGGTCGTCATCAGCGGAAGCATCAGCAACGGCCCGCAATCTTATGTGTACCGCAACTCGAACTTCTCCTATCCAACGATTCCGCTTGCGGGAACGAAAGCGGCTGACGGCCTGAGCTACACGCTGGAAGCGGCGATTCCGCTCAGCGAGCTCGGCATTACGAACCCGTGGGACCACAAGAGCATGCTGCTCAATTCCGTGCTGAACGACGGCAGCTCGAGCGGCCGGGGACAGTGGGGCTGGACGACAACGGGCGAATCCGTGAAGAAGAACAGAGGGCAGTGGGGAAAAGCCGATCTGGAAGCCGGCACGGCCCCCGCGCAAGACGTCTCTGTCGATGTCAGCGTCGATAGCGGCACGAACCGGATTACGGTTTCCGGCCAAGCGGCGAGCGTAACGGGCAAAGACATTACGCTGCTCGTCACCGATCCGAACGGCGCGATCGCTTATATCGATCAAGCGCCGAGCGACGATGAAGGACGCTATTCCTTCACGTTCCCGATTACGGGCACCAATTATGCGAGCGGCCTCTACACGGCGACCGTCGGCGGAGACGGCATTGGACGTCCGACGAACGCGACGTTCTCGTTCACGCCGGGCGAACCGGGGCCGATCGATTTGGGCGAACCGAGAGGAACGCTCAGCGGCCCGGCAAGCGCCGCAGCAGGCAGCAGCATTCAGCTGGAAGCGGGCTTCCTCGGCAGCGATCAAAGCCTCAACATGATGCAGGCCGTCATTCATTATGACAAGGATAAGCTGGCCTTCGCCGTTGATCCGGAGAATGCCGACCGGCTCGCCGAGGGTGTTATCACCTCCGCCGTATCGGGACTAAGCGTGCTCGATGCCGCGATCAAGCCGGACCAAGGCCAAATTCTGGTGCTGCTGGGCAGCACGAATCCGGATTTTGCCGCGCAAGGGCATTTGTTTAACTTGAACGCTACGGTGAAAGCGGATGCCGCCGCAGGCGAGACTACGGTTTCGATGCAGCAGTTCCAGCTCTCGAACGAGACGACGATCATTAACGCGGCGGACAGCTCGGCCGTCATCCAATTGACCGTGGCCGACCATTCCGCGCTGATCGAGGCGATCGCCGATGCGCAGCATACGCACGATACGGCGGTGGCGGGCAGCGAAGCGGGTCAATATCCTGCAAGCGCCATAAGCGGGCTGCAAAGCGCGATCGACGCGGCGCAGGCGGTAGCGGATAACGCGGCTGCGAGCCAAGAAGAGCTTGCAACTGCGATAACCGGGCTGAACGACGCGGTCTCGGCGTTCTTGAACAGCGTCAATATTCCGCAAGCGGATGCGGATAAAACAGCGCTTGGTCACGCGATCGACGCAGCTCAATCGACGTATGACGCAGCCGCGGAAGGCAGCAAGGTCGGCCAATATCCGCAAGCGGCTAAAGCAGCGCTGGCGGCGGCAATCGGCCAAGCCAACGAAGTGTTCCACAACGCAAGCGCGCTTCAAGCGGTTGTCGATCAGGCAGTTACGACGCTGCAAGCGGCCGTTCAAACGTTCACGGGACAATTCATCTCGCTTGTACCGGGCGCAACGCATATTACGATCCAGGATCTCTCCATCCTTGCCAAATTCTTCGGCATGACATCGGAGGATCCGAACTGGTCGAGCATCGAGAAGGCGGATATGTTCGACGAAGGCGAGATCACGATCCGCTCGCTCGCCGCGATCGCCCAATTGATTACCAACAACTGGCTGAACGAATAGCGCAGCCTGCTAAACGAATACGGAAGCCGGTTAAACGAATACCGAAATCGGCAAGCCGCGGCTGGTTTGCCCCGGGCGGGACGCATGAAGCGCGTTCCGCTTCGGGCAGGCAGCGCAGAGCATAGGGGAAGAGGGCGGCAGGCCGTTTACAGGTTGTACGATGCCAAGATGAATCAAGGAGGATAAGGGAGATGAAAGCGAGCAAGCGATGGAAGGCATGTCTATTGGCAGCCTTAGGCGCATTAACGTTGCAGTTGGCCGACGTCGGGACGTTCGCGTCCGGTACGGCAGCGGCCGAAGCGGCCGGCACGACCTATTATGTGGATTCCGTTTCGGGCAACGATTCGAACAGCGGCACGAGCACGGGGCAGCCTTGGAAGACGCTGGGCAAAATCAGTTCGTTCGGCTTCTCGGGGCAGCTGCATCCCGGCGATCAGGTGCTGCTGAAATCGGGCAGCGTCTGGAACGCGTCGCTCGATATTGCGTTCTCGGGCAGCGCGGCCGGACAAATTACGATCGGTTCCTATGGCGGCGAAGTCAAACCGATCATTAATGGCGGCGGCGGCAGTTACGCGGTACGGATAGAGAACCGGCAATATATTACGGTACAGGACATTGAGATCACGAACTTCAACGCCGCGAAACCGAACGATTACAAGACGGAGTTCCACAGGCGTTCAGGCGTATGGGTCATCTCCCATCATGAGGGCCCGATGAGCGGTATCCAGCTGAAAGACTTGGATATCCACGATGTTGCGGGCATCTCGGTGAGCGGGGAGGATTGGGTCACCGACACGGACGGCGAGACGGTCAACAAGAACCACAACGCGGCGATCATGATCAACGCCTGGGAGTGGGAAGCGAACGTCCCGGCGGATAAGCACGCGTACTTCAAGGACTTGCTGGTCGAGAACAACCATATTCACGATGTCCAAACGATCGGCCTCAACATGGACGGCTTCGCGAACGACACGTCGCAGTATCATCAGAACGTCGTCATCCGGGGCAATACGATCGAGCGGACGGGTTCGGACGGCATCGTCGTCGGCGTGGCCAAGAACCCGCTGATCGAGAACAACGCCGTGTACGATGTCGCGATCAACTCGTACGACTTCAAGTGGATTGCCGGCATTTGGGTATGGAAAACGGACGGGGCTATCTTCCGGCATAACGAAGTGGCGCGGGTTCATTATTTGAACGCCGCATCGACCGACTCCTCGGCCTTCGACACCGACATCAGCGCGCAGGGCGATCATGTGTACGAATATAACTATTCGCACGATAATGCCGGCGGGTTCGTCATGGACATGGGGCAATTGCAGAACGGCACGAACTACTACCGGTATAACGTCAGCCGCAACGACCAGCATCACCGTTCGTCGGGCAAAACGGTAGAGGTGCACGATACCGGGCTGTTCTACAACAACGTGTTCTACAACGACAACGGAGAAGGCTTCCTCTTGTCGGACAATCCGAAGTCGACGTACATCAATAATATTTTCTACACGTCGCAGGGCAGCCAGCCGTATCCGGCCAGTCCGAAATTCTACAACAACGACTTCTACGGCGCGACGCCGCCGAGCCAAGGCGTTCGAAACTTGAACGTCGATCCGAAATTCGTCGCCCCGTCGGGCGGCGACGGCATGGATAAAGTGGACGGATTTAAGCTGAACGCCAATTCTCCGTTGATCGGCGAAGGCCGCGTCATTGCGGGCAACGGCGGCAAAGACTTCTGGGGCAACGCGCTCTATACGGGATCGCCGGATATCGGGATGTTCGAAGACCCGGCCAGTACGAAGAACGACACGGCCGCACCTTCCGCGCCGACCGGATTGACGGCGCAGGAACGGACGGATTCGACGCTGAAGCTGGCATGGACGGCAGCCGAGAACGGCGTGCCGCTGGATGCCGACATCTATAACGCGTCCACGAACGAGAAGGTCGCTTCGGTCATCATGGCGAATTCGGCCACGTTGACGGGACTGACTGCCGACACGGATTATTCGTTTTACGTGAAGGCGCGGGATCTGTCGGGCAACGTTTCGCCTGCCAGCAGCACGCTTGCGGTTCGGACGACGAGCGCGTCGATCATCGTGGACGATGCGGATGCCGCGAAGACGGGTACGTGGACGGCTGCCACTGGCGGGAATGCGAACGGGTTCGTATACGCCGCGAAGGGAAGCGGCGCGAAGACGATCCAGTGGACGCCGAACTTAACGAACGGCGGTTACTATGGCGTGTACTACTGGCTGCCGCCGCGGGCATCCAACGAGAGCAGAGCGACGAACGCCGTGTTTACCGTTCAATTCGCCGGCGGTACGAAGTCGTACACGGTCAATGAATACACGTCCGCGACAGGGCAGTGGCTGCTGCTCGGCAACCATAAGTTCGAGGCCGGCACGGGCGGTTCCGTTACGCTCAGCGATAACGCCAACGATAAAGTGGTCGCAGACGCGGTGAGGTTCCAATATCTGGCCGACTTCGGGCCGGAGAGCATGACTTCGGTGACGGTAACGCCCGGCAAGCAGCAGTTGAAGACCGGAGACAGCACGCCGCTGTCCGTCATCGGAGCGGACGCTGCCGGCAAGACGCTGGATCTGAAGACGGAGGGCGTCGCCATTGCGTACCATAGCGATGCGCCAACGATCGCATCCGTCTCGGCTCAAGGAGTCGTGACCGCAGTCGCGGCGGGGACGGCGCATATTCAAGCGGTCGTCACCATTAACGGCCATGACATTGCCTCGAATGCGGCGGCTATTATCGTCGGCAACGGGTTGACCGTCTCGGCGCCGGTCTTCACGAACGGCGAAGGCGCGCCGATCACGACGCTCCAGCCGAGCGGCATCGTGAAGGTATCGACGACGATCGTCAACTCCACGGACGCCGATCAGGGCGTGACGCTGATCGTTGGCGTGTACAATTCGAACGGTCTGCTGCTGTCGACGACGGAGAATGCGAACGTGAAGTCCTTCACGAACCGTACGCTGACGGCGACGATCGTGCTGCCGGCGAATACGAACGGCGTGAGCATCAAGGCATTCGTATGGGACGGCAAATCGACGTTGC
It encodes:
- a CDS encoding golvesin C-terminal-like domain-containing protein, which encodes MKASKRWKACLLAALGALTLQLADVGTFASGTAAAEAAGTTYYVDSVSGNDSNSGTSTGQPWKTLGKISSFGFSGQLHPGDQVLLKSGSVWNASLDIAFSGSAAGQITIGSYGGEVKPIINGGGGSYAVRIENRQYITVQDIEITNFNAAKPNDYKTEFHRRSGVWVISHHEGPMSGIQLKDLDIHDVAGISVSGEDWVTDTDGETVNKNHNAAIMINAWEWEANVPADKHAYFKDLLVENNHIHDVQTIGLNMDGFANDTSQYHQNVVIRGNTIERTGSDGIVVGVAKNPLIENNAVYDVAINSYDFKWIAGIWVWKTDGAIFRHNEVARVHYLNAASTDSSAFDTDISAQGDHVYEYNYSHDNAGGFVMDMGQLQNGTNYYRYNVSRNDQHHRSSGKTVEVHDTGLFYNNVFYNDNGEGFLLSDNPKSTYINNIFYTSQGSQPYPASPKFYNNDFYGATPPSQGVRNLNVDPKFVAPSGGDGMDKVDGFKLNANSPLIGEGRVIAGNGGKDFWGNALYTGSPDIGMFEDPASTKNDTAAPSAPTGLTAQERTDSTLKLAWTAAENGVPLDADIYNASTNEKVASVIMANSATLTGLTADTDYSFYVKARDLSGNVSPASSTLAVRTTSASIIVDDADAAKTGTWTAATGGNANGFVYAAKGSGAKTIQWTPNLTNGGYYGVYYWLPPRASNESRATNAVFTVQFAGGTKSYTVNEYTSATGQWLLLGNHKFEAGTGGSVTLSDNANDKVVADAVRFQYLADFGPESMTSVTVTPGKQQLKTGDSTPLSVIGADAAGKTLDLKTEGVAIAYHSDAPTIASVSAQGVVTAVAAGTAHIQAVVTINGHDIASNAAAIIVGNGLTVSAPVFTNGEGAPITTLQPSGIVKVSTTIVNSTDADQGVTLIVGVYNSNGLLLSTTENANVKSFTNRTLTATIVLPANTNGVSIKAFVWDGKSTLHPLAGKTLFPH
- a CDS encoding sugar-binding protein — translated: MSRKFKWLKTLSLMSLLLGSANGLFAAGQASADAGSGTGSAVTFDGTGKFKDTLDTLDNVFMEAGVNATGGLVTGPGDLYYYAGSTSFKGVAIDVNANKWSLNFTASDELKVFEATYDSGTGTFTDGNEVTMVRKLKPDLVTSHEQLLASYVSGKMTAGTKYLHIRLPLASHFIDSGSYANFALDNVTLTSTASSSAANDYISDRLGDLSKLAPGADTSNLSVVSFASSIWDARTFSNLAIVERADATKADQGLTYEVPEGKEVKSVYAEGYFNFVPSKYFEVWTSPDGATYTNATQSSSYHKPITAYNSDWLPTTIDIGSLPAGTRFVQVRMPAFTSGELYGIKHPRMTRVAIGYGDPSGDSTPVETPGQTTIKQGTGPISINGSIDLDDEGRPTGEWQGANAITLTGITDTNGNYHGAKVYFKYDADNLYVGAVIQDPTPMINESTGNGIWAGDNLELFFGTEDLDYSQHPDKKNTMLESDVQVVISGSISNGPQSYVYRNSNFSYPTIPLAGTKAADGLSYTLEAAIPLSELGITNPWDHKSMLLNSVLNDGSSSGRGQWGWTTTGESVKKNRGQWGKADLEAGTAPAQDVSVDVSVDSGTNRITVSGQAASVTGKDITLLVTDPNGAIAYIDQAPSDDEGRYSFTFPITGTNYASGLYTATVGGDGIGRPTNATFSFTPGEPGPIDLGEPRGTLSGPASAAAGSSIQLEAGFLGSDQSLNMMQAVIHYDKDKLAFAVDPENADRLAEGVITSAVSGLSVLDAAIKPDQGQILVLLGSTNPDFAAQGHLFNLNATVKADAAAGETTVSMQQFQLSNETTIINAADSSAVIQLTVADHSALIEAIADAQHTHDTAVAGSEAGQYPASAISGLQSAIDAAQAVADNAAASQEELATAITGLNDAVSAFLNSVNIPQADADKTALGHAIDAAQSTYDAAAEGSKVGQYPQAAKAALAAAIGQANEVFHNASALQAVVDQAVTTLQAAVQTFTGQFISLVPGATHITIQDLSILAKFFGMTSEDPNWSSIEKADMFDEGEITIRSLAAIAQLITNNWLNE